A single window of Thalassomonas viridans DNA harbors:
- a CDS encoding DUF6491 family protein, with amino-acid sequence MKKIFFAVSLTAMLSACAATSTMTAQEKDAAYLDYIAEHQLESVDKVRSFTFKDWQSLSDKHLLVSTSLKKHYLLGLKHSCADLKFSQGIAVNRTSNSSLMAKFDSVTALRAPEIKCYIKSIHPVNKEQAMEIAAIGKPAESSEI; translated from the coding sequence ATGAAAAAGATATTTTTCGCTGTATCATTAACGGCCATGTTGTCGGCCTGTGCTGCAACCTCAACTATGACGGCACAAGAAAAAGATGCTGCCTACCTTGACTATATTGCCGAGCATCAACTGGAAAGCGTAGATAAGGTGCGAAGTTTTACTTTTAAAGATTGGCAGTCACTAAGTGATAAACATTTACTTGTTTCCACCTCTTTAAAGAAGCATTATTTACTCGGGCTTAAGCACTCTTGTGCTGATCTGAAGTTTTCCCAGGGGATTGCCGTTAACCGGACCAGTAATTCCAGCCTGATGGCGAAGTTTGATTCTGTGACCGCCCTGAGGGCTCCGGAGATAAAGTGTTACATCAAGTCTATCCACCCGGTCAATAAAGAGCAGGCAATGGAAATTGCGGCCATAGGTAAGCCGGCGGAGAGCAGTGAGATATAA